In Acinetobacter wanghuae, the sequence CGATGGCAGTCAATTACACACCAAATTAATTATTGGTGCAGATGGTGCAAATTCCTTTGTTCGTGAACAAGCATTTATTGATATAGATATCTTGGATTATAAACAAGCAGGCATTAGTTGCGCGATTCAAACAGCGCAGCCTAATTTGCATGTCGCGCGTCAAATTTTTCTAGAAACGGGTCCTTTGGCATTTTTACCGATGGCCAGTTTAAAGGCAGAAGAAGCAGGTTATTGGCAATCGATCGTGTGGACATTACCGGATGATTATGCCGATGAATATGCCGCTTTATCCGATGCTGACTTTATCCAATTATTAACCCGTGAAAGTCACCATATGTTAGGTGAAGTTTTAGCTGCTTCACCGCGTGCTAAATTCCCACTCAAAGCCCGTGCTGCACAGCAATATGTGCAAGAAGGCTTGGCATTAATTGGTGATGCGGCGCATGTGATTCATCCTTTGGCAGGGCAAGGGGTAAATATTGGCTGTTTAGATGCGGCAGTATTATGTGATGCCTTATTACATGATAAAGACCGTGGGGTTTGGGCACATGCACAAACCTTGAAGCGTTATGAGCATTGTCGTAAAGGACAAAATGATGCCATGATGCATTCAATGTCAGCGATTGGCTGGCTTGAAACAACCGGTTTATTTCCTGTCGTTTGGGCAAGAAACTTCGCATTAAATTTAGTCGAAAATCAGCGTCTGCTCAAAGATGCCTTTATGGCACAAGCCAATGGTTTAAGTCAGTTAAAGCACACACGCTATGCGACTTTGTGAGCAAATGTTATTTTTTAAACAAACACGGTCAATTGGTAACGATTTTGTTTAAAAAAGATACGTTTTTTTGATCATTACTACTAGGGCGTGTTCTCATTTGGCTTTACACCAAATAAATATACAGGCAAGTCGAAGCATGGCTTTGTAATTTCTCGCTAATTTATCAAATCGCGTTGCTATGCTACGAAAATGCTTTAAACGTGCGAAGGCATTTTCTACTAAATGACGTAGCTTATATAAATAAGCATCAAATTCAGGATTACTTTTGGCGCTGTTGGATTTTCTCGGAATAACTGCAATCATGGCGTGATTTTTGGCATATTCTCTAATTTTTTCAGAGTCATAACCTTTATCTGCCACCAAATATTCAGCAGCCCCAATCAAGTCAATTAACCGTGGTGCAACTTGACTGTCGTGGACTTCACCTCCAGTGATTTCAAAATCAAGCGGATATCCATTGGCATCGGTGGCCAAGTGTATTTTTGTAGTTGATCCGCCTCTTGAGATTCCAATTGCTCTATTTTCACCGTGCCTAGCTCCACTTGCATGCTGATGAGCGCGGATGTAGCTTCCATCAATGAATACCCATTCTGTATCCAATGTGCCTCGTAAGCTAAAAAAAACTTATCCCACAAGCCCTTAATGGCCCAACGATTAAATCGATTATAAGCAGTTTGCCAAGGACATAAGTCTTCAGGGATATCACGCCAAGTTGCACCAGTTCGCAGTTTCCAAAGTATAGCTTCCATGATATTTCTACTGTTTTTAGAGCGATAACACCCATAAAGCTGCATTGTGTTTTGCAATTGCAGCCATATATCATCAGTTAAAACTCGGCGTGTCATGTTAAAAATGTCAATAAAATGAATAAGAAGCAGATTTTAAACGCATCCAATTATACTTACACCATTATTTTTTGAAATGAGAACACGCCCTAGTCGAAAACCAAAGAGATTGCTAAATTTCTCTTAAATCTAAACATAGCTTTAATGTAGTGAATAGCCGTCGTTGGTGGGGAGAAAAAAATGACAGATATGAATGATTATGATGATGCTGAAGATTCTGTAGTCGATGATGATGAAGCTCAAGCTGCGGAAAAAGGCGCCGCAGTCAGCGAAGATGCAAACAGTAATATTGATGTGTCAGAAGCTGAAACGTTAACCGTGACAGCGAAACTGAAAAAGCGTCAAGCACTTGAAGATGAACTAGCCGCATTCTTTGCGCGCGGTGGTAAAATCACTGAAGTCCCTGCAGACGAATCTGCGCGCGACTAATGTTGTAGGCATAAAAAAGCACCACATCTGTGGTGCTTTTTTATTAGAATTTAATCGTTGGCTTGGGTCAGTTCAAGCGCACGTTGATAGGCAATTTTCTTTTTCATACCGGTCAAGTCTGCTGCCAATTGTGAAGCAGCTTTAACGGATAAATCTTGTAGTAAACGCAGCAATAATTTATCCAATTTTTCTTGTTCCAGATCCTTTTCTTCAGTCGCACCACCAATGACTAACACGATCTCGCCTTTTTGCTGATGGTGATCATTTTTGATAAATTCAACCAATTCACCCAAGGTCATTTTTTTGATGGTCTCAAACGTTTTAGTGATCTCACGGGCAAAACCGACCGCACGATCTGCACCAAAGACATTTGCCATATCTTGAACAGAATCCAAAATACGATGCGGTGCTTCATAGAAAATTAAGGTTTGTGTTTCATCTTTGAGTTTTTCTAAGTTAAGCAAACGTTGGCTTTGTTTTGAAGGTAAAAAACCTTCGAAACTAAAACGGTCACTCGGTAAACCGACCGCACTTAATGCGGCAATCGCGGCACAAGCACCCGGCACAGGAATCACGCGAATATTGTGAGCTTGTGCGGCACGAACTAATTTAAAACCGGGGTCGCTAATCAGAGGCGTACCTGCATCACTAATAAGTGCCATATCTTCGCCATTCTGTAGGCGTTGAATCAGCTGATCAATTTTATTGCTTTCGTTATGATCGTGACAGGCTGTTAGCGGGGTAGTAATACCAAAGTGTTTTAACAGTTGTGACGAGGTACGGGTATCTTCCGCCGCAATAATACTCACTGATTTTAAAACCTGAATTGCACGATAGCTAATATCATCTAAGTGCCCGATTGGAGTCGCAACAACAAATAACTGAGCACTCATGATTTTCTCCGTATGCAAAATTTGGGAAGATTAAAAATAAAAAAGAGATTGAGTCACGGCCAATGAGCCACTGAAACACAAAATCAGACATATTCTACCTGATTCAAGCCATGAGGCGTGAGTAAGATCATCAGCCGATCTTTAATTGACTGAATGTTGTCATCTTGAACTGCTTATTTTTTTAATATAAGCGATGTCAGCACGCAAAATAATGGAATAAGCATAGGAAAAATATCATTTCTCCTGCATGGACTCAATTTTGCATAAAATAGCCGAGAAGATAACGAAAATAATGTTCAATACAAGGTATATCAAGCATGTCGGATAGGGCAGCAGCATTGGGGCGTTGGGCAGAGCAGGCTGCATTTGACTTGATGCAACAACATGGCTTTCTGATGGTGGCAAAGAATTATCACAGTCGCTATGGTGAATTAGATTTGATTGTACAACGCGAGCAAGAACTGGTTTTTGTTGAAGTTAAAGCACGAGCTCAGACACAATATGCGCATGCGATTGAATCTATTTCTTACACTAAACAAAAAAAGATGGTGCGCACGGCCTTTTGTTTTTTAGAACAGCATCCTGAATTTCAGGCATTTTATTATCGTTTTGACGTGATTTGTTTTGATTTTAATCAACAATTTTCAAAAAACATACAGC encodes:
- a CDS encoding FAD-dependent monooxygenase, whose protein sequence is MTVSQNEILDVVIVGGGLVGGLTALLLAQGGVQVTVLDAAPILDAEKTLNAANPRVLALSQATIHLLKTVGVWDKLARQQPYTGMQVWNKNGYGEINFGESTEKTPNVDQALGSMVEPSILNLAIQQKMLEQLSDYRTEVRVSRIERGVGVWMVHLADGSQLHTKLIIGADGANSFVREQAFIDIDILDYKQAGISCAIQTAQPNLHVARQIFLETGPLAFLPMASLKAEEAGYWQSIVWTLPDDYADEYAALSDADFIQLLTRESHHMLGEVLAASPRAKFPLKARAAQQYVQEGLALIGDAAHVIHPLAGQGVNIGCLDAAVLCDALLHDKDRGVWAHAQTLKRYEHCRKGQNDAMMHSMSAIGWLETTGLFPVVWARNFALNLVENQRLLKDAFMAQANGLSQLKHTRYATL
- a CDS encoding IS5 family transposase (programmed frameshift), producing the protein MTRRVLTDDIWLQLQNTMQLYGCYRSKNSRNIMEAILWKLRTGATWRDIPEDLCPWQTAYNRFNRWAIKGLWDKFFFSLRGTLDTEWVFIDGSYIRAHQHASGARHGENRAIGISRGGSTTKIHLATDANGYPLDFEITGGEVHDSQVAPRLIDLIGAAEYLVADKGYDSEKIREYAKNHAMIAVIPRKSNSAKSNPEFDAYLYKLRHLVENAFARLKHFRSIATRFDKLARNYKAMLRLACIFIWCKAK
- the rsmI gene encoding 16S rRNA (cytidine(1402)-2'-O)-methyltransferase, which produces MSAQLFVVATPIGHLDDISYRAIQVLKSVSIIAAEDTRTSSQLLKHFGITTPLTACHDHNESNKIDQLIQRLQNGEDMALISDAGTPLISDPGFKLVRAAQAHNIRVIPVPGACAAIAALSAVGLPSDRFSFEGFLPSKQSQRLLNLEKLKDETQTLIFYEAPHRILDSVQDMANVFGADRAVGFAREITKTFETIKKMTLGELVEFIKNDHHQQKGEIVLVIGGATEEKDLEQEKLDKLLLRLLQDLSVKAASQLAADLTGMKKKIAYQRALELTQAND
- a CDS encoding YraN family protein; the encoded protein is MSDRAAALGRWAEQAAFDLMQQHGFLMVAKNYHSRYGELDLIVQREQELVFVEVKARAQTQYAHAIESISYTKQKKMVRTAFCFLEQHPEFQAFYYRFDVICFDFNQQFSKNIQHDFTKYPYDVQWIENAFTFDPELINL